A genomic segment from Mucilaginibacter terrenus encodes:
- a CDS encoding MBL fold metallo-hydrolase, which translates to MQRRQFITQTALTAGALAFLSKSGFANLLAQPGYQVTPLRNNVGIFTEKGGTIAWLVNKEGIVVVDAQFPDTAPHLIAEMQKKSDKPFQWLINTHHHGDHTSGNIAFKGLVKKVAAHANSLTNQKNAAAKGGNDDKQLYPDTTFTDKWKIKHGDESIAAHYFGTGHTNGDAMIHFEHANIVHTGDLVFNRMYPYIDRSAGASCKHWPLALESSLKTFDSKTQYVFGHAFDPVKVTGTAEDLKLMQDFLVKLVAYVESSIKAGKTKEEILAAKSIPGVTEFQGGGIERGLTAAYEELTA; encoded by the coding sequence ATGCAACGCAGACAATTTATAACCCAAACAGCACTAACAGCAGGTGCACTGGCTTTTCTAAGCAAAAGTGGCTTTGCCAATTTACTTGCCCAACCCGGCTACCAGGTAACTCCGCTCCGCAACAACGTAGGCATCTTCACCGAAAAAGGTGGCACCATTGCGTGGCTGGTAAATAAGGAAGGCATTGTGGTTGTAGATGCGCAGTTCCCGGATACAGCGCCGCACCTGATTGCTGAAATGCAAAAGAAAAGCGATAAACCTTTTCAGTGGCTTATCAACACTCACCACCATGGCGACCATACCAGCGGCAACATCGCGTTCAAAGGCTTAGTGAAGAAGGTAGCAGCTCATGCCAACTCGCTTACTAATCAGAAGAATGCTGCTGCCAAAGGCGGTAATGATGACAAACAGCTTTACCCCGACACTACCTTTACAGATAAGTGGAAGATAAAACACGGCGACGAAAGCATTGCTGCCCATTACTTTGGCACCGGCCATACCAACGGCGATGCTATGATCCATTTTGAGCACGCTAATATTGTTCACACCGGCGATCTTGTATTTAACCGTATGTACCCATATATAGACCGTAGCGCAGGCGCTTCGTGCAAGCATTGGCCATTGGCGCTGGAATCATCATTAAAGACATTTGACAGTAAAACACAGTATGTTTTTGGTCACGCGTTCGACCCCGTTAAAGTTACCGGCACAGCAGAAGACCTTAAATTAATGCAGGACTTCCTAGTGAAACTGGTAGCCTACGTAGAAAGCAGCATAAAAGCAGGCAAAACCAAAGAGGAGATACTTGCCGCAAAAAGTATTCCCGGAGTAACCGAATTTCAAGGTGGCGGCATAGAACGCGGACTAACCGCAGCTTACGAGGAGTTGACGGCGTAA
- a CDS encoding alpha/beta hydrolase → MKKLIACMLMLCPFAVMAQTGKVYDNLTVNSKILKSERKYAIYLPPDYESSGRSYPILYLLHGAGDDQTGWVQFGEVLNITDKAIREGTATPMIIVMPDANTGRRGYFNDIKGDWNYEDFFFFELVPFVEKKYKVKSDKRFRAIAGLSMGGGGSFIYALHHPEMFSSACPLSAATGYLNLDAAKAALTKATPGLADSTISNYYNKYSVLPLMEAMPDAQKKAVRWFMDVGDDDFLYEGNGLVHNLMRKKDIPHEYRVRDGAHNWTYWRASLPVVLEFVSQSFHQY, encoded by the coding sequence ATGAAAAAGCTTATTGCATGCATGCTTATGCTTTGCCCTTTTGCTGTAATGGCGCAGACCGGCAAAGTGTACGACAACCTAACCGTAAACAGTAAAATACTAAAGAGCGAACGTAAGTACGCTATATACCTTCCGCCCGATTATGAAAGCAGCGGCCGCTCTTACCCAATACTGTACTTGCTGCATGGTGCCGGTGACGATCAAACCGGATGGGTACAATTTGGCGAAGTGCTGAACATTACCGACAAGGCCATACGCGAAGGTACCGCCACACCGATGATAATTGTAATGCCCGACGCCAATACAGGCCGTCGAGGATATTTTAATGATATAAAAGGCGACTGGAATTACGAGGATTTCTTTTTTTTTGAACTTGTACCCTTTGTAGAGAAAAAGTACAAGGTTAAAAGCGATAAGCGCTTCCGTGCCATAGCCGGGCTGAGCATGGGCGGCGGCGGTAGCTTTATTTACGCGCTGCACCACCCGGAGATGTTTTCTTCGGCTTGCCCGCTAAGTGCTGCTACCGGGTATTTGAATTTAGACGCTGCTAAGGCCGCCCTCACCAAGGCTACACCTGGTTTGGCAGATAGTACCATAAGCAACTATTACAATAAGTACAGCGTATTACCATTGATGGAGGCCATGCCCGACGCACAGAAGAAAGCAGTGCGCTGGTTTATGGATGTAGGCGACGACGATTTCTTGTACGAAGGGAATGGCCTTGTACACAACTTAATGCGTAAAAAAGATATTCCGCACGAGTACCGCGTACGCGACGGCGCTCACAACTGGACCTACTGGCGTGCCTCGTTACCTGTGGTGCTGGAGTTTGTGTCGCAGTCATTCCATCAATATTAA
- a CDS encoding serpin family protein, with protein sequence MKRISKSLLPGLLAIGLFSCNKSDLEPGTGKDLVLTATEQQKVAADNKFTLKLFKGIGLADSIDHNVFMSPLSVSFAMAMTANGAKGATLDSINKVMEFTGFTRDDVNNYYNKLVTDLPQLDPNTKLNIANSIWYRQGFNVLPDFISVNTTKYQAQVQALDFGSASAKNTINDWVSGKTNGKIPTIINAIPTEVQMYLINAIYFKSTWKAKFDAANTAKKPFYLQGGGTVQADLMSKEGLEYKTNFIPADSTRIAEIPYVHDKYSMVIVLPGANKTVKQVLSGLTADKWQSWMSGLYQLKGRVIMPKFKFSYGKTLNQPLSSLGMSLPFSNSADLSGINGNGGLKITEVMHKAFVEVNEEGTEAAAATSVSVGVTAPAPSPDLVLDRPFMFAIREMKTGLIIFAGIINNPTLAGQ encoded by the coding sequence ATGAAGCGCATAAGTAAATCTCTTCTGCCCGGCCTGCTGGCGATAGGGCTGTTTTCCTGCAACAAAAGTGACCTGGAGCCCGGCACCGGTAAAGACCTTGTATTAACTGCCACCGAACAGCAAAAGGTTGCTGCTGACAATAAGTTCACGCTTAAGCTATTCAAAGGAATAGGACTGGCAGACAGTATAGATCATAATGTATTTATGTCGCCGTTAAGCGTAAGCTTTGCTATGGCGATGACGGCAAACGGAGCAAAAGGCGCTACGCTCGACTCCATCAACAAGGTCATGGAGTTTACCGGCTTTACACGGGACGACGTTAATAACTACTACAATAAGCTGGTGACCGATCTGCCGCAACTAGACCCTAACACAAAGCTCAATATAGCTAACTCCATATGGTACCGCCAGGGCTTTAACGTGCTGCCCGATTTTATATCTGTAAACACCACAAAATACCAGGCACAGGTACAAGCGCTTGATTTTGGAAGTGCATCAGCAAAAAACACCATTAACGACTGGGTGAGCGGTAAAACAAATGGTAAAATTCCTACTATAATTAATGCTATACCGACGGAAGTACAAATGTATTTAATAAACGCCATTTACTTTAAAAGTACCTGGAAGGCGAAGTTTGATGCTGCAAATACTGCTAAAAAGCCTTTTTATTTACAAGGCGGTGGTACAGTGCAGGCGGACCTGATGTCCAAAGAAGGGCTCGAATATAAAACAAACTTTATCCCCGCTGACAGTACCCGGATTGCCGAAATCCCTTACGTGCATGATAAGTACAGTATGGTTATTGTGCTTCCGGGGGCAAACAAAACGGTGAAGCAGGTGCTCAGTGGCCTTACTGCCGATAAATGGCAATCCTGGATGAGCGGCTTATACCAACTTAAAGGGCGCGTTATTATGCCTAAATTTAAGTTCAGCTATGGCAAGACACTCAACCAGCCCTTGTCGTCCTTGGGTATGAGTCTGCCTTTCAGCAACTCTGCCGACCTGTCTGGCATTAATGGTAATGGCGGGCTTAAGATAACTGAAGTAATGCACAAAGCATTTGTAGAAGTTAACGAAGAAGGTACTGAAGCGGCTGCTGCAACGTCAGTATCTGTTGGTGTTACTGCTCCGGCACCATCACCAGACCTGGTGCTGGACCGCCCGTTTATGTTTGCGATAAGGGAGATGAAAACCGGGTTGATTATTTTTGCGGGTATTATAAACAACCCCACGTTAGCAGGTCAATAA